The following are encoded together in the Acipenser ruthenus chromosome 24, fAciRut3.2 maternal haplotype, whole genome shotgun sequence genome:
- the LOC117429579 gene encoding reticulon-4 receptor-like 1 yields the protein MFKRGCGLEFFLMLCTSLELPLSWSCPRHCVCYSSPTTVSCQAHNFLMVPEGIPPHSERIFLQNNRITMLLRGHFSPHTVTLWLYSNNITFIDPDTFQGFTQLEELDLGDNRYLRALAAETFSGLPKLHALHLYRCGLTSLPSGVFQGLRSLQYLYLQDNRIEFLQDNLFADLMNLSQLFLHGNQLWSLHQNTFHGLSSLDRLLLHENQLQWVHRGAFHDLKKLTTLYLFNNSLAELSGECLAQLPSLEYLRLNGNPWECDCKTRSLWDWLQRFRGSSSSALCESPPDLRGRDLKRLTKEDFPSCSGSESLHQIKTWTTADKVSFKKDHHGRHHHPSTRQHPPPPPPSDGSDAPSSSDKSPPPSSTDEGHKPHGARNCSRQRYRGPKKILKEVHTLEEMADKEPQEYPGEGKFGHPRKKPKCTRPPPLRPPSGVQQANGSSAASGQQHPTACLMNLIASALLAAVIR from the exons ggTGCGGTCTGGAGTTTTTCCTCATGCTGTGCACCAGTctggagctgcctctgtcctGGTCCTGCCCGCGGCACTGCGTCTGCTACTCCTCCCCGACCACGGTGAGCTGCCAGGCCCACAACTTCCTGATGGTGCCCGAGGGCATCCCTCCGCACAGCGAGCGCATATTCCTGCAGAACAACCGCATCACCATGCTGCTGCGTGGCCACTTCAGCCCCCACACCGTCACCCTGTGGCTCTACTCCAACAACATCACCTTCATCGACCCCGACACCTTCCAGGGCTTCACCCAGCTGGAGGAGCTCGACCTGGGGGACAACCGCTACCTGAGGGCCCTGGCTGCGGAGACCTTCAGCGGCCTGCCCAAGCTCCACGCGTTGCACCTGTATCGCTGCGGCCTCACCTCCCTGCCCAGCGGGGTCTTCCAGGGGCTGCGCAGCCTCCAGTATCTCTACCTGCAG GACAACCGGATCGAGTTCCTCCAGGACAACTTGTTTGCCGACCTGATGAACCTGAGCCAGCTCTTCCTGCACGGCAACCAGCTGTGGAGCCTGCACCAGAACACGTTCCACGGGCTCTCCAGCCTGGACCGGCTCCTGCTGCACGAGAACCAGCTGCAGTGGGTGCACCGAGGGGCCTTCCACGACCTGAAGAAGCTCACCACCCTCTACCTGTTCAACAACAGCCTGGCCGAGCTGTCTGGGGAGTGCCTGGCCCAGCTGCCATCCCTGGAGTACCTGCGGCTCAACGGCAACCCCTGGGAGTGCGACTGCAAGACCCGCTCGCTGTGGGACTGGCTCCAGCGCTTCAGGGGATCCAGCTCCAGCGCTCTCTGTGAGTCTCCCCCAGACCTCAGGGGCAGGGACCTCAAGCGCCTGACCAAGGAGGACTTCCCCAGCTGCTCCGGCTCCGAGTCCCTCCACCAGATCAAGACATGGACCACAGCGGACAAGGTCTCTTTCAAGAAGGACCACCATGGCCGTCATCACCACCCCAGCACCCGCCAGCACCCGCCCCCGCCACCGCCCTCAGACGGCTCGGACGCCCCCTCTTCCTCCGACAAGAGCCCCCCTCCCTCATCCACCGACGAGGGCCACAAGCCCCATGGGGCCCGCAACTGCAGCCGCCAGCGTTACCGGGGGCCCAAGAAGATCCTGAAAGAGGTGCACACCCTGGAGGAGATGGCGGACAAGGAGCCCCAGGAATACCCCGGGGAAGGGAAATTCGGGCACCCCCGGAAGAAACCCAAATGCACACGCCCTCCCCCTCTGCGCCCCCCCAGCGGGGTCCAGCAAGCCAACGGGAGCAGCGCAGCCTCGGGGCAGCAGCACCCCACAGCCTGTTTAATGAATCTCATAGCCTCTGCCCTGCTGGCTGCTGTGATACGCTGA